The following proteins come from a genomic window of Achromobacter deleyi:
- the prmA gene encoding 50S ribosomal protein L11 methyltransferase, whose translation MRELVLHCQEAQAEALSDALLEAGVLSVSVEDADLGTDDERPLFGEPGTEPDVQAWERNRVVALLPDGADPAQIMEEAAAAGELDPALFAGWSLRDVPDADWVRLTQSQFGPIHIAERLWIVPSWHRDSPDVPGLEAAEAADGAIHIELDPGLAFGTGSHPTTHLCLAWLEAELPKGATLLDYGCGSGILAIAARKLGAGPTQAVDIDAQAVQSTVFNAEVNHVELQAMLPDGLADGTFEVVVANILSNPLKVLAPMLAGRVAAGGHLVLSGVLERQAEEVAAAYAPWIAMSVWRARDGWVCLHGQKA comes from the coding sequence ATGCGTGAACTCGTGCTCCACTGCCAGGAGGCGCAAGCCGAGGCCCTGTCCGACGCCCTGCTGGAAGCCGGCGTGCTGTCGGTGTCCGTCGAGGACGCCGACCTGGGCACCGACGACGAGCGTCCGCTGTTCGGCGAGCCGGGCACCGAGCCCGATGTGCAGGCCTGGGAACGCAATCGCGTCGTGGCCCTGCTGCCGGACGGAGCCGATCCCGCGCAGATCATGGAAGAAGCCGCCGCCGCGGGTGAACTGGACCCGGCGCTGTTCGCCGGCTGGAGCCTGCGCGACGTGCCGGACGCCGACTGGGTGCGCCTGACGCAATCGCAGTTCGGCCCGATCCACATCGCCGAGCGTCTCTGGATCGTGCCCAGCTGGCACCGCGACAGCCCGGACGTGCCGGGCCTGGAAGCGGCCGAGGCCGCGGACGGCGCCATCCATATCGAACTCGATCCGGGCCTGGCCTTCGGCACCGGCAGCCATCCGACCACGCACCTGTGCCTGGCCTGGCTGGAAGCCGAACTGCCCAAGGGCGCGACCCTGCTGGACTACGGCTGCGGCTCGGGCATCCTGGCCATCGCCGCGCGCAAGCTGGGCGCCGGCCCGACCCAGGCCGTCGACATCGACGCCCAGGCGGTGCAGAGCACGGTCTTCAACGCCGAGGTCAACCACGTCGAACTGCAGGCCATGTTGCCCGACGGCCTGGCCGATGGCACCTTCGAAGTGGTGGTGGCCAACATCCTGTCCAACCCGTTGAAGGTGCTGGCGCCCATGCTCGCCGGCCGCGTTGCCGCGGGCGGCCACCTGGTGCTGTCCGGCGTGCTGGAACGGCAGGCCGAGGAAGTCGCCGCCGCCTACGCGCCCTGGATCGCCATGTCGGTCTGGCGCGCCCGTGACGGCTGGGTCTGCCTGCACGGCCAGAAGGCCTGA
- a CDS encoding DUF3426 domain-containing protein, with amino-acid sequence MALTTRCPQCGTSFKVVPDQLRVRNGLVRCGACATVFDGRACLLPEAGIPAAGIPAAGVPASGVPASGVPAAGVPAAGIPATDTPPAHVPVPAIPPAGLPATGASGAVPSPAATRPVPPIAASVIAAPVLAPSAPAAADEPPPLVQRPSAEPRAVAPWDDLPDEPFLAPAAREDAAWPVTPPPAIAPTALAASPSPRVEPPAMPPAVLRGRDDIRRRIEPDAALAEEGDDDEDENEDLDRYDDEPRLARPPRWQEPAAPRDEPIVAVRDSARWDAPRATRPAEPVFVVRDDAADSRHDDDEDDRDTDHDDDRDRHHDDPHDGVDADPERDEDSPEPILGDTRTRYSSATDVGRAPPEFLDQDRQERRGLLRKLWGYACLLGLIALGLQLLYVYRIDIANSVPVLRPALETVCKPLGCTVGYARRLERIAISSSSLQPPTGAAAIDDGRTRLVLNLVLRNRYDKPQHWPALVLDLTDLSDTVVVRRVLMPENYLTPEQLRGPFGPAGELKISVPIEVTGVQVNGYQLDKFFP; translated from the coding sequence ATGGCCCTGACCACCCGCTGCCCGCAATGCGGCACGTCATTCAAGGTGGTGCCCGACCAGCTCCGGGTCCGCAACGGCCTGGTGCGTTGCGGCGCCTGCGCTACCGTGTTCGACGGCCGCGCCTGCCTGCTGCCTGAGGCGGGCATACCGGCTGCGGGCATCCCGGCTGCGGGCGTACCGGCATCGGGCGTACCGGCATCGGGCGTACCGGCTGCGGGCGTACCGGCTGCGGGCATCCCGGCGACGGACACGCCGCCCGCTCACGTCCCCGTTCCCGCTATTCCCCCCGCCGGCCTGCCAGCCACGGGCGCCTCGGGGGCCGTCCCGTCGCCGGCCGCCACCCGGCCCGTTCCTCCCATCGCTGCCTCGGTGATCGCCGCGCCGGTCCTGGCGCCGTCCGCGCCGGCCGCCGCCGACGAGCCGCCGCCCTTGGTGCAACGGCCGTCCGCCGAGCCGCGCGCCGTGGCGCCCTGGGACGACCTGCCCGACGAGCCTTTCCTGGCGCCTGCTGCGCGCGAGGATGCGGCCTGGCCCGTCACGCCGCCGCCCGCCATCGCGCCGACGGCTTTGGCCGCCAGTCCCTCGCCGCGCGTCGAGCCCCCGGCGATGCCGCCGGCGGTGCTGCGCGGCCGCGACGACATCCGCCGCCGCATCGAACCCGACGCCGCGCTGGCGGAAGAGGGCGATGACGACGAAGACGAAAACGAAGACCTCGACCGCTACGACGACGAGCCGCGCCTGGCCCGGCCGCCGCGCTGGCAGGAACCCGCCGCGCCGCGCGACGAGCCCATCGTGGCGGTGCGCGACAGCGCGCGCTGGGACGCACCGCGCGCCACCCGGCCGGCCGAGCCGGTCTTCGTGGTGCGTGACGACGCCGCCGATTCGCGCCATGACGATGACGAGGATGACCGCGACACGGATCACGACGACGATCGCGACAGGCATCACGATGACCCTCACGACGGCGTCGATGCCGATCCCGAGCGCGACGAGGATTCGCCGGAACCGATCCTGGGCGACACGCGCACGCGCTATTCCAGCGCCACCGACGTCGGCCGCGCGCCGCCCGAATTCCTCGACCAGGACCGCCAGGAGCGCCGCGGCCTGCTGCGCAAGCTGTGGGGCTACGCCTGCCTGCTCGGCCTGATCGCGTTGGGCTTGCAGCTGCTGTACGTGTACCGCATCGATATCGCCAACTCCGTGCCGGTCCTGCGGCCCGCGCTCGAGACCGTCTGCAAGCCGCTCGGCTGCACGGTCGGCTACGCGCGCCGCCTCGAGCGGATCGCGATTTCCTCGTCGTCGCTGCAGCCGCCCACGGGCGCCGCCGCCATCGACGACGGCCGCACCCGGCTGGTGTTGAACCTGGTCCTGCGCAATCGCTACGACAAGCCGCAGCACTGGCCCGCGCTGGTGCTGGACCTGACTGATTTGTCGGACACCGTGGTGGTGCGGCGGGTACTGATGCCCGAGAATTACCTGACGCCCGAGCAGTTGCGCGGTCCCTTCGGACCGGCGGGCGAACTGAAGATTTCCGTGCCGATTGAAGTGACCGGTGTCCAGGTCAACGGCTACCAACTCGACAAGTTCTTTCCCTGA
- a CDS encoding carbohydrate kinase family protein: protein MATPVLVCGSMAFDTIAVFEGRFKEHILADRIQSLSVSFLVPSMRKEYGGCSGNIAYNMNLLGGKPVPVATVGEDAGEYLERLGGLGIDTSRVKVVPGTFTAQCFITTDLDDNQITAFHPGAMSFSASNDLSDAKAAWGIVAPDAKEGMFAHAERLHKQGIPFIFDLGQAMPLFDGADLERMLGLAQALTVNDYEAGVVEQRTGRSMADIATKLQAVVVTRGAEGATLLTDGKTIQIAPVRATQVVDPTGCGDAQRGGLLYGLTSGWNWEDSCRLGNVMGAIKIASRGPQNHAPSRAEIDAVLHATYGIHLPA, encoded by the coding sequence ATGGCAACCCCTGTTCTGGTCTGCGGTTCGATGGCGTTCGACACCATCGCGGTGTTCGAAGGCCGCTTCAAGGAACACATCCTGGCCGACCGCATCCAATCCCTGAGCGTGTCGTTCCTGGTTCCCAGCATGCGCAAGGAATACGGCGGCTGCTCCGGCAACATCGCCTACAACATGAATCTGCTGGGCGGCAAGCCCGTGCCGGTGGCCACCGTGGGCGAGGACGCCGGCGAATACCTCGAGCGCCTGGGCGGCCTCGGTATCGACACCAGCCGAGTCAAGGTCGTGCCCGGCACCTTCACCGCGCAGTGCTTCATCACCACCGACCTGGACGACAACCAGATCACCGCGTTCCACCCGGGCGCCATGTCCTTCTCCGCCAGCAACGACCTGAGCGACGCCAAGGCCGCCTGGGGCATCGTCGCCCCGGACGCCAAGGAAGGCATGTTCGCCCACGCCGAGCGCCTGCATAAGCAGGGCATCCCCTTCATCTTCGACCTGGGCCAGGCCATGCCGCTGTTCGACGGCGCCGACCTGGAACGCATGCTCGGCCTGGCGCAGGCCCTGACGGTCAACGACTATGAAGCCGGCGTGGTGGAACAACGCACCGGCCGCAGCATGGCCGACATCGCCACCAAGCTGCAGGCCGTGGTCGTGACCCGCGGCGCCGAAGGCGCCACGCTGCTGACCGACGGCAAGACCATCCAGATCGCCCCGGTACGCGCCACCCAGGTGGTCGACCCCACCGGTTGCGGCGACGCGCAGCGCGGCGGCCTGCTCTATGGCCTGACCAGCGGCTGGAACTGGGAAGACAGCTGCCGCCTGGGCAACGTCATGGGCGCCATCAAGATCGCCTCGCGCGGTCCGCAGAACCACGCGCCCTCGCGCGCCGAGATCGACGCCGTGCTGCACGCCACCTACGGCATCCATCTGCCGGCCTGA